A single Saccopteryx bilineata isolate mSacBil1 chromosome 7, mSacBil1_pri_phased_curated, whole genome shotgun sequence DNA region contains:
- the CDCA7L gene encoding cell division cycle-associated 7-like protein isoform X3, protein MELATRSQIPKEVADIFNAPSDDEEFVGFQDDVPMGTPSSEESCDSFDSLGSGKQLGESDLSDDSQASSGSEEEEEEEEEEEEEEAAPRRSKPRRSSVGLRVALQFPSKKPAKKPGRDSPAKPLLSSSRFRDKKKGVLGRSQGCQQGQERGDSASESEDGSRGEGQESSDALLKRTMNIKENKAMLAQLLAELNSVPDFFPVRSPNSASKKRTVRRAFSEGQIPRRMNPTRSARPPEKFALENFTLSASMFADEFYSFKRRKTISGQKCQGYRRRHRVSPFRPVEDITEEDLENVALTVRDKIYDKALGNTCHQCRQKTMDTKTVCRSQSCGGVRGQFCGPCLRNRYGEDVRSALLDPDWMCPPCRGICNCSYCRKRDGRCATGILIHLAKFYGYDNVKEYLESLQKQLVEDN, encoded by the exons ATCCCTAAAGAAGTGGCTGACATCTTCAATGCTCCTAGTGATGATGAAGAGTTTGTCGGTTTCCAAGATGATGTTCCCATGGGAACCCCCTCCTCGGAGGAGAGCTGCGACAGTTTTGACTCCCTGGGGTCAGGGAAACAG CTCGGGGAGTCCGATCTGAGTGACGACAGCCAGGCATCATCTGGgtccgaggaggaggaggaggaggaggaagaggaggaggaggaggaggccgcgCCCAGGAGAAGCAAGCCGAGGAGAAGCAGTGTTGGCCTCCGCGTAGCCTTGCAGTTCCCCAGCAAGAAACCGGCCAAGAAGCCCGGCAGAGACAGCCCTGCCAAGCCGCTGTTGTCCAGTTCCCGGTTCCGGGACAAGAAGAAAGGCGTCCTTGGGAGAAGTCAAGGCTGCCAgcaaggacaggagagaggagattcTGCCTCGGAGTCTGAGGACGGCTCCAGGGGGGAGGGCCAGGAGAGCTCTGATGCGCTGCTGAAAAGGACCATGAATATCAAGGAGAACAAAGCCATG CTTGCTCAGTTATTGGCGGAACTGAACTCAGTGCCAGACTTCTTCCCGGTCCGAAGCCCGAACTCAGCTTCT AAGAAGAGGACCGTCAGGCGGGCCTTCTCGGAGGGGCAGATCCCCCGGCGCATGAACCCCACCCGGAGCGCGCGACCGCCTGAGAAGTTCGCGCTGGAGAACTTCACTCTCTCGGCCTCCATGTTCGCGGACGAGTTTTACAGTTTCAAAAGGAGGAAGACAATCAGTGGG CAGAAGTGCCAGGGGTACAGACGGCGTCACCGGGTGTCTCCCTTCCGGCCCGTGGAGGACATCACTGAAGAGGACTTAGAAAATGTTGCCCTAACTGTTCGAGATAAAATCTATGATAAAGCTCTG GGCAACACGTGCCATCAGTGTCGGCAGAAGACCATGGACACCAAGACGGTGTGTCGGAGCCAGAGCTGCGGCGGGGTGCGGGGGCAGTTCTGTGGGCCGTGCCTGCGCAACCGCTACGGGGAGGACGTGAGGTCAGCGCTGCTGGACCCG GATTGGATGTGTCCTCCCTGCCGTGGGATCTGCAACTGCAGTTACTGTCGGAAGCGCGACGGCCGCTGTGCCACAGGGATCCTCATTCACCTGGCCAAGTTTTATGGTTATGACAACGTCAAGGAGTACCTGGAGAG CTTACAGAAGCAGCTGGTGGAAGACaattga
- the CDCA7L gene encoding cell division cycle-associated 7-like protein isoform X4 codes for MELATRSQIPKEVADIFNAPSDDEEFVGFQDDVPMGTPSSEESCDSFDSLGSGKQLGESDLSDDSQASSGSEEEEEEEEEEEEEEAAPRRSKPRRSSVGLRVALQFPSKKPAKKPGRDSPAKPLLSSSRFRDKKKGVLGRSQGCQQGQERGDSASESEDGSRGEGQESSDALLKRTMNIKENKAMLAQLLAELNSVPDFFPVRSPNSASKKRTVRRAFSEGQIPRRMNPTRSARPPEKFALENFTLSASMFADEFYSFKRRKTISGKCQGYRRRHRVSPFRPVEDITEEDLENVALTVRDKIYDKALGNTCHQCRQKTMDTKTVCRSQSCGGVRGQFCGPCLRNRYGEDVRSALLDPDWMCPPCRGICNCSYCRKRDGRCATGILIHLAKFYGYDNVKEYLESLQKQLVEDN; via the exons ATCCCTAAAGAAGTGGCTGACATCTTCAATGCTCCTAGTGATGATGAAGAGTTTGTCGGTTTCCAAGATGATGTTCCCATGGGAACCCCCTCCTCGGAGGAGAGCTGCGACAGTTTTGACTCCCTGGGGTCAGGGAAACAG CTCGGGGAGTCCGATCTGAGTGACGACAGCCAGGCATCATCTGGgtccgaggaggaggaggaggaggaggaagaggaggaggaggaggaggccgcgCCCAGGAGAAGCAAGCCGAGGAGAAGCAGTGTTGGCCTCCGCGTAGCCTTGCAGTTCCCCAGCAAGAAACCGGCCAAGAAGCCCGGCAGAGACAGCCCTGCCAAGCCGCTGTTGTCCAGTTCCCGGTTCCGGGACAAGAAGAAAGGCGTCCTTGGGAGAAGTCAAGGCTGCCAgcaaggacaggagagaggagattcTGCCTCGGAGTCTGAGGACGGCTCCAGGGGGGAGGGCCAGGAGAGCTCTGATGCGCTGCTGAAAAGGACCATGAATATCAAGGAGAACAAAGCCATG CTTGCTCAGTTATTGGCGGAACTGAACTCAGTGCCAGACTTCTTCCCGGTCCGAAGCCCGAACTCAGCTTCT AAGAAGAGGACCGTCAGGCGGGCCTTCTCGGAGGGGCAGATCCCCCGGCGCATGAACCCCACCCGGAGCGCGCGACCGCCTGAGAAGTTCGCGCTGGAGAACTTCACTCTCTCGGCCTCCATGTTCGCGGACGAGTTTTACAGTTTCAAAAGGAGGAAGACAATCAGTGGG AAGTGCCAGGGGTACAGACGGCGTCACCGGGTGTCTCCCTTCCGGCCCGTGGAGGACATCACTGAAGAGGACTTAGAAAATGTTGCCCTAACTGTTCGAGATAAAATCTATGATAAAGCTCTG GGCAACACGTGCCATCAGTGTCGGCAGAAGACCATGGACACCAAGACGGTGTGTCGGAGCCAGAGCTGCGGCGGGGTGCGGGGGCAGTTCTGTGGGCCGTGCCTGCGCAACCGCTACGGGGAGGACGTGAGGTCAGCGCTGCTGGACCCG GATTGGATGTGTCCTCCCTGCCGTGGGATCTGCAACTGCAGTTACTGTCGGAAGCGCGACGGCCGCTGTGCCACAGGGATCCTCATTCACCTGGCCAAGTTTTATGGTTATGACAACGTCAAGGAGTACCTGGAGAG CTTACAGAAGCAGCTGGTGGAAGACaattga
- the CDCA7L gene encoding cell division cycle-associated 7-like protein isoform X2, with the protein MELATRSQIPKEVADIFNAPSDDEEFVGFQDDVPMGTPSSEESCDSFDSLGSGKQDVHFRSKYFTEELRRIFIDDTDSETEDFEGFTQSDLNVSSKPDVRLGESDLSDDSQASSGSEEEEEEEEEEEEEEAAPRRSKPRRSSVGLRVALQFPSKKPAKKPGRDSPAKPLLSSSRFRDKKKGVLGRSQGCQQGQERGDSASESEDGSRGEGQESSDALLKRTMNIKENKAMLAQLLAELNSVPDFFPVRSPNSASKKRTVRRAFSEGQIPRRMNPTRSARPPEKFALENFTLSASMFADEFYSFKRRKTISGKCQGYRRRHRVSPFRPVEDITEEDLENVALTVRDKIYDKALGNTCHQCRQKTMDTKTVCRSQSCGGVRGQFCGPCLRNRYGEDVRSALLDPDWMCPPCRGICNCSYCRKRDGRCATGILIHLAKFYGYDNVKEYLESLQKQLVEDN; encoded by the exons ATCCCTAAAGAAGTGGCTGACATCTTCAATGCTCCTAGTGATGATGAAGAGTTTGTCGGTTTCCAAGATGATGTTCCCATGGGAACCCCCTCCTCGGAGGAGAGCTGCGACAGTTTTGACTCCCTGGGGTCAGGGAAACAG GATGTGCACTTCCGTTCCAAATACTTCACAGAAGAGCTCAGAAGAATTTTCATCGACGACACCGACTCGGAGACGGAGGATTTTGAGGGATTTACCCAGAGTGACCTGAACGTCAGCAGCAAGCCGGACGTGAGG CTCGGGGAGTCCGATCTGAGTGACGACAGCCAGGCATCATCTGGgtccgaggaggaggaggaggaggaggaagaggaggaggaggaggaggccgcgCCCAGGAGAAGCAAGCCGAGGAGAAGCAGTGTTGGCCTCCGCGTAGCCTTGCAGTTCCCCAGCAAGAAACCGGCCAAGAAGCCCGGCAGAGACAGCCCTGCCAAGCCGCTGTTGTCCAGTTCCCGGTTCCGGGACAAGAAGAAAGGCGTCCTTGGGAGAAGTCAAGGCTGCCAgcaaggacaggagagaggagattcTGCCTCGGAGTCTGAGGACGGCTCCAGGGGGGAGGGCCAGGAGAGCTCTGATGCGCTGCTGAAAAGGACCATGAATATCAAGGAGAACAAAGCCATG CTTGCTCAGTTATTGGCGGAACTGAACTCAGTGCCAGACTTCTTCCCGGTCCGAAGCCCGAACTCAGCTTCT AAGAAGAGGACCGTCAGGCGGGCCTTCTCGGAGGGGCAGATCCCCCGGCGCATGAACCCCACCCGGAGCGCGCGACCGCCTGAGAAGTTCGCGCTGGAGAACTTCACTCTCTCGGCCTCCATGTTCGCGGACGAGTTTTACAGTTTCAAAAGGAGGAAGACAATCAGTGGG AAGTGCCAGGGGTACAGACGGCGTCACCGGGTGTCTCCCTTCCGGCCCGTGGAGGACATCACTGAAGAGGACTTAGAAAATGTTGCCCTAACTGTTCGAGATAAAATCTATGATAAAGCTCTG GGCAACACGTGCCATCAGTGTCGGCAGAAGACCATGGACACCAAGACGGTGTGTCGGAGCCAGAGCTGCGGCGGGGTGCGGGGGCAGTTCTGTGGGCCGTGCCTGCGCAACCGCTACGGGGAGGACGTGAGGTCAGCGCTGCTGGACCCG GATTGGATGTGTCCTCCCTGCCGTGGGATCTGCAACTGCAGTTACTGTCGGAAGCGCGACGGCCGCTGTGCCACAGGGATCCTCATTCACCTGGCCAAGTTTTATGGTTATGACAACGTCAAGGAGTACCTGGAGAG CTTACAGAAGCAGCTGGTGGAAGACaattga
- the CDCA7L gene encoding cell division cycle-associated 7-like protein isoform X1 — protein MELATRSQIPKEVADIFNAPSDDEEFVGFQDDVPMGTPSSEESCDSFDSLGSGKQDVHFRSKYFTEELRRIFIDDTDSETEDFEGFTQSDLNVSSKPDVRLGESDLSDDSQASSGSEEEEEEEEEEEEEEAAPRRSKPRRSSVGLRVALQFPSKKPAKKPGRDSPAKPLLSSSRFRDKKKGVLGRSQGCQQGQERGDSASESEDGSRGEGQESSDALLKRTMNIKENKAMLAQLLAELNSVPDFFPVRSPNSASKKRTVRRAFSEGQIPRRMNPTRSARPPEKFALENFTLSASMFADEFYSFKRRKTISGQKCQGYRRRHRVSPFRPVEDITEEDLENVALTVRDKIYDKALGNTCHQCRQKTMDTKTVCRSQSCGGVRGQFCGPCLRNRYGEDVRSALLDPDWMCPPCRGICNCSYCRKRDGRCATGILIHLAKFYGYDNVKEYLESLQKQLVEDN, from the exons ATCCCTAAAGAAGTGGCTGACATCTTCAATGCTCCTAGTGATGATGAAGAGTTTGTCGGTTTCCAAGATGATGTTCCCATGGGAACCCCCTCCTCGGAGGAGAGCTGCGACAGTTTTGACTCCCTGGGGTCAGGGAAACAG GATGTGCACTTCCGTTCCAAATACTTCACAGAAGAGCTCAGAAGAATTTTCATCGACGACACCGACTCGGAGACGGAGGATTTTGAGGGATTTACCCAGAGTGACCTGAACGTCAGCAGCAAGCCGGACGTGAGG CTCGGGGAGTCCGATCTGAGTGACGACAGCCAGGCATCATCTGGgtccgaggaggaggaggaggaggaggaagaggaggaggaggaggaggccgcgCCCAGGAGAAGCAAGCCGAGGAGAAGCAGTGTTGGCCTCCGCGTAGCCTTGCAGTTCCCCAGCAAGAAACCGGCCAAGAAGCCCGGCAGAGACAGCCCTGCCAAGCCGCTGTTGTCCAGTTCCCGGTTCCGGGACAAGAAGAAAGGCGTCCTTGGGAGAAGTCAAGGCTGCCAgcaaggacaggagagaggagattcTGCCTCGGAGTCTGAGGACGGCTCCAGGGGGGAGGGCCAGGAGAGCTCTGATGCGCTGCTGAAAAGGACCATGAATATCAAGGAGAACAAAGCCATG CTTGCTCAGTTATTGGCGGAACTGAACTCAGTGCCAGACTTCTTCCCGGTCCGAAGCCCGAACTCAGCTTCT AAGAAGAGGACCGTCAGGCGGGCCTTCTCGGAGGGGCAGATCCCCCGGCGCATGAACCCCACCCGGAGCGCGCGACCGCCTGAGAAGTTCGCGCTGGAGAACTTCACTCTCTCGGCCTCCATGTTCGCGGACGAGTTTTACAGTTTCAAAAGGAGGAAGACAATCAGTGGG CAGAAGTGCCAGGGGTACAGACGGCGTCACCGGGTGTCTCCCTTCCGGCCCGTGGAGGACATCACTGAAGAGGACTTAGAAAATGTTGCCCTAACTGTTCGAGATAAAATCTATGATAAAGCTCTG GGCAACACGTGCCATCAGTGTCGGCAGAAGACCATGGACACCAAGACGGTGTGTCGGAGCCAGAGCTGCGGCGGGGTGCGGGGGCAGTTCTGTGGGCCGTGCCTGCGCAACCGCTACGGGGAGGACGTGAGGTCAGCGCTGCTGGACCCG GATTGGATGTGTCCTCCCTGCCGTGGGATCTGCAACTGCAGTTACTGTCGGAAGCGCGACGGCCGCTGTGCCACAGGGATCCTCATTCACCTGGCCAAGTTTTATGGTTATGACAACGTCAAGGAGTACCTGGAGAG CTTACAGAAGCAGCTGGTGGAAGACaattga